A single Bacillus sp. OxB-1 DNA region contains:
- a CDS encoding aromatic ring-hydroxylating oxygenase subunit alpha, which produces MNLIIEELKQMQGKLEEGYFPQWVVTDPEIYKLEQEKVFSKTWLFLAHESELKESGSYITRMMVHDPILLMKNRKGEIKAFLNSCSHRGTRLCTEDYGNKKAHTCPYHGWTFNLDGELIGIVAGNKVYGEKMDKSEWGLRPVPRVESYQGMIFGNLDPNAMSLEDYLGDMKFYFDIMLGRSDGGMEVRGVPQRWIAKANWKMTAENFAADPYHVQTTHRSATEMKLTPSDPLYASYGHQVVLQNGHGINVITSATGASANKYQGMPEHMWQMFERNLNEKQVEIFSKVTNFVGGVFPNLSFLSSCSGSEGVRHNHLNWRVWRPIGPDKIEIWVWYMIDKALPEEYKENSYKGFLATFGAAGTLEQDDTENWARIIEASSGTMSRDRTLSYNNMANYLMGFDNVEIDETFPGPGEAYPTCYTDHIARSMHKYWLELMTKESGGEG; this is translated from the coding sequence ATGAATTTGATCATCGAAGAATTGAAACAAATGCAAGGAAAGTTGGAGGAGGGCTATTTTCCCCAGTGGGTGGTCACCGACCCGGAGATTTACAAGTTGGAGCAGGAAAAAGTATTCAGCAAAACTTGGCTTTTTCTTGCGCATGAATCCGAGTTGAAAGAAAGCGGCAGCTATATTACGAGGATGATGGTCCATGATCCGATCCTGCTCATGAAAAATCGAAAGGGTGAGATCAAAGCATTTCTAAACTCTTGTTCTCATCGCGGCACCCGTCTGTGCACCGAAGATTACGGAAATAAGAAAGCGCATACATGTCCGTATCATGGGTGGACTTTCAATCTGGACGGGGAATTGATCGGGATTGTCGCCGGGAATAAAGTGTATGGTGAAAAAATGGATAAAAGCGAGTGGGGGTTGCGTCCGGTACCTAGAGTGGAGAGCTATCAAGGGATGATCTTCGGCAATCTCGATCCGAATGCCATGTCGTTAGAAGATTATTTAGGAGACATGAAATTCTACTTTGACATTATGCTCGGTAGAAGTGATGGAGGCATGGAAGTCAGGGGAGTGCCGCAGCGATGGATTGCGAAAGCGAACTGGAAAATGACAGCTGAGAACTTTGCGGCGGATCCTTATCATGTGCAGACAACGCATAGATCCGCTACGGAAATGAAGCTGACGCCGTCCGATCCATTATATGCGTCCTATGGACACCAAGTCGTGTTGCAAAATGGCCATGGGATTAATGTCATCACCTCTGCAACCGGGGCATCGGCCAATAAGTATCAGGGGATGCCCGAGCATATGTGGCAGATGTTTGAAAGGAATTTAAATGAGAAGCAAGTGGAAATCTTCTCGAAAGTAACGAACTTTGTGGGCGGCGTTTTCCCGAATCTATCCTTCCTCAGTTCCTGCAGCGGATCGGAGGGGGTCCGGCATAACCACCTCAATTGGCGGGTGTGGCGGCCGATCGGGCCCGATAAAATTGAAATCTGGGTCTGGTATATGATCGACAAGGCGCTTCCTGAAGAGTATAAAGAAAACTCGTACAAAGGATTCCTCGCAACGTTCGGGGCGGCCGGCACATTGGAGCAAGATGACACGGAAAATTGGGCGCGCATTATTGAAGCAAGTTCCGGGACTATGTCACGTGATCGGACGCTAAGCTACAACAATATGGCGAACTATCTCATGGGCTTTGATAATGTGGAAATCGATGAAACCTTTCCCGGGCCGGGTGAAGCGTACCCGACATGTTACACTGACCATATCGCGAGAAGCATGCATAAATATTGGTTGGAACTGATGACGAAGGAATCCGGAGGTGAGGGCTGA
- a CDS encoding copper amine oxidase N-terminal domain-containing protein: MTGRIFRLLVCLAAIFVIGVCSQQGKASARSSDSIIKIYLNTEELETNVPAKIKNGATFVPVRAVFESLGMKVIWEPKKQLLTLQDGEKTAVSLIAGEKKAKVNNQTITLEAAAENIGGALQVPLHLVGDATGAIVYWDPYVAEVSILTTKFMKDNHIDKAELDKEVKKYLDAKAKEEAAKKKADPKPKIQKKPKTPVDLNKLNGMYAGFRSDFGGYECAGMCWDIYTFLPNKKVLIGPPANGGPETINCKKEKCLTYSIGKGQLKLSNGKSLPIKKSESGFLMINGITLTKVEPVPKGTTFNNKYIYRGYSGLIGVTPAANSWTYTLNLRKNGTFELSGISIGSLTANSDISTNASGSSKDQKGTYKIQNNTITMTGSDGKVHKSLFFIHDSDVKDIQVGLRNYYAD; the protein is encoded by the coding sequence ATGACTGGTCGTATTTTCCGTTTGCTTGTTTGTCTTGCTGCCATTTTTGTCATTGGAGTATGTTCGCAACAAGGGAAAGCCTCTGCAAGGTCATCAGACTCTATCATTAAAATCTATTTGAATACGGAAGAGTTGGAAACCAATGTTCCGGCTAAGATCAAAAATGGCGCCACTTTCGTTCCGGTACGGGCTGTCTTCGAATCATTGGGGATGAAGGTCATTTGGGAGCCGAAGAAACAATTGCTTACGTTACAAGACGGTGAGAAGACGGCGGTTTCGTTAATTGCCGGAGAAAAAAAGGCGAAAGTAAATAATCAAACGATCACTCTAGAAGCGGCAGCGGAAAATATTGGTGGGGCATTGCAAGTCCCGCTTCACTTGGTGGGAGATGCTACGGGGGCTATTGTGTACTGGGACCCTTACGTCGCGGAAGTTTCGATTCTTACAACGAAATTTATGAAAGATAATCATATTGATAAAGCAGAATTGGATAAAGAGGTAAAAAAGTACTTGGATGCAAAAGCTAAGGAAGAGGCAGCCAAGAAAAAAGCGGACCCAAAGCCTAAAATACAAAAAAAGCCGAAGACGCCTGTAGATTTGAATAAATTAAACGGCATGTATGCAGGATTCCGGAGTGATTTTGGCGGATATGAATGCGCCGGCATGTGTTGGGACATCTACACCTTCTTGCCGAATAAAAAAGTATTGATCGGCCCGCCGGCGAACGGAGGCCCGGAAACGATTAATTGCAAAAAGGAAAAATGTCTGACGTACTCGATCGGCAAGGGGCAGCTCAAGCTGAGCAACGGGAAATCTCTGCCTATCAAGAAGTCGGAAAGTGGGTTTCTTATGATCAACGGGATTACATTAACTAAAGTTGAGCCTGTTCCGAAAGGGACCACTTTTAATAATAAGTATATTTATAGGGGCTACTCCGGCTTGATTGGCGTTACGCCTGCAGCCAACTCATGGACGTACACATTGAACCTCCGCAAAAATGGAACGTTCGAGCTATCAGGCATAAGCATAGGCAGTTTGACGGCAAATAGCGACATCTCGACAAACGCCAGCGGTTCCAGCAAGGATCAAAAAGGAACGTATAAAATCCAAAACAATACGATTACAATGACCGGCAGTGATGGAAAAGTCCATAAATCCTTGTTCTTCATCCATGATTCCGATGTGAAAGATATCCAGGTTGGGCTGAGGAACTATTATGCGGATTGA
- a CDS encoding TRAP transporter substrate-binding protein: MKAPSIKKKSLLLCIGMATSMMLAACGSDDPKAEAGTDADAGSASTIALDLSHVWPPSHGQETVTVKELIADVEEATNGQVKITSYPGASLAASDGQFDAAATGAIDIGFSVNSYNPNQFPLTSVMELPFMSDQGEKGAKVLWQLYEEFPEFEEEYTGTVPLWLFTSDPGQIFTVGKPVKSLEDLKGMRIRSPSAETNEWLTAIGATPVSMPMNETYEALERGVVDGTIAPWEALLGHSLIDVINYATVGNFYSTTFYATMNENTWDSLGEENQTAIRELTGEKLSMKAAALHDQSGRDAVEQAKEKGVEIYELSEEELDEWKFLINPTIDKWIEKVEGRGLPGQAIYDRAVELSAQ, from the coding sequence ATGAAAGCACCATCGATCAAAAAGAAGTCTCTTCTATTATGTATCGGAATGGCGACGAGCATGATGTTGGCCGCATGTGGCAGCGACGACCCAAAAGCCGAAGCGGGAACTGATGCGGACGCAGGATCTGCAAGTACGATTGCGTTGGATTTGTCTCATGTATGGCCGCCAAGTCATGGTCAAGAAACGGTCACGGTGAAGGAGTTGATTGCTGATGTGGAAGAAGCGACGAATGGACAGGTGAAAATTACGTCCTATCCAGGGGCATCATTGGCGGCTTCGGATGGGCAGTTCGATGCAGCTGCCACAGGTGCTATCGATATCGGTTTCAGCGTGAATAGTTACAACCCGAACCAATTTCCACTCACTTCAGTGATGGAACTTCCATTCATGAGTGATCAAGGGGAAAAAGGGGCAAAAGTATTATGGCAGCTGTATGAGGAATTCCCGGAATTTGAAGAAGAATATACGGGAACGGTTCCTTTATGGCTGTTCACTTCCGATCCAGGCCAAATCTTTACAGTTGGAAAGCCGGTGAAGAGTCTTGAAGATCTAAAAGGAATGAGAATTCGATCCCCATCCGCGGAAACGAATGAGTGGCTGACAGCAATCGGTGCCACGCCAGTTTCGATGCCGATGAACGAGACGTATGAAGCCCTTGAACGAGGGGTGGTCGACGGGACGATCGCACCATGGGAAGCGTTGCTCGGTCATAGTTTGATAGATGTGATTAACTATGCCACGGTCGGCAATTTTTATTCCACGACTTTTTACGCAACGATGAACGAAAATACATGGGATTCGCTAGGTGAAGAAAACCAAACCGCCATTCGAGAATTAACTGGTGAAAAATTGTCCATGAAAGCGGCCGCCCTTCACGATCAATCCGGAAGAGACGCTGTGGAGCAAGCGAAAGAAAAAGGCGTTGAAATTTATGAGTTAAGTGAAGAGGAACTCGATGAATGGAAATTCCTTATAAATCCAACGATTGACAAGTGGATAGAAAAGGTGGAAGGAAGAGGCTTACCCGGACAAGCGATTTATGATCGTGCCGTTGAATTAAGTGCTCAGTAA
- a CDS encoding 3-phenylpropionate/cinnamic acid dioxygenase subunit beta produces the protein MQGQMQLSLQEEITKFYYREAYLLDHRNYREWLDLLAEDITYVMPLRVTVENKMGSNLNQEMTYFSDTKKDITMKVERLYMKSAWVDDPAPRQRHFISNVMVEQTGAPDEYKVISYFLFKRSRSSEANTEEIFGEREDLLRKVDGDWKVASRTVYADQSVLTVMNLAMFL, from the coding sequence ATGCAAGGGCAGATGCAATTGTCACTCCAAGAAGAAATCACCAAATTTTATTATCGGGAAGCGTATTTACTGGACCATCGCAACTATCGGGAATGGCTTGATTTGCTGGCGGAGGATATTACCTATGTCATGCCGCTGCGTGTGACCGTGGAAAATAAAATGGGATCCAATTTGAATCAGGAGATGACGTATTTTTCAGATACGAAAAAAGACATTACGATGAAAGTGGAAAGACTTTATATGAAATCCGCTTGGGTAGATGATCCGGCGCCGAGACAAAGGCATTTTATTAGTAATGTGATGGTGGAACAAACCGGCGCTCCAGATGAATATAAAGTGATCAGCTATTTCCTATTTAAACGGAGCAGAAGTTCCGAGGCGAACACGGAAGAAATTTTCGGCGAGCGGGAGGACCTTCTTAGAAAAGTAGATGGTGACTGGAAAGTCGCTTCACGTACGGTTTATGCAGATCAATCCGTCTTGACGGTCATGAATTTAGCGATGTTTTTATAG
- a CDS encoding DUF4268 domain-containing protein, producing MSELQSLSELYQNKLFRIPDYQRGYAWKRSQLVDFWEDVVNLQEERYHYTGLLSLKAVPKAESNSWNHDVWLLNSGYKAYHVVDGQQRLTTFSILVNEIIAFVEGLKCHAGKSEEEIVLCYQTLKSIRQKYISQKRPPQNLITTYLFGYETDNPSADYLTYKVYGEPYSGTVNETYYTQNLKYAKSFFADCLAMLYESEGFEGIEKVFHKITLQLMFTIHEIKDDYDVFVAFETMNNRGKKLTNLELLKNRLIYLTTLYDEEQLDEMDKVELRKQINDAWKEIYFQLGRNQNSPLSDDEFLRAHWIMYFQYSRRRGDDYIKFLLSQFAAKNIYEKQVVAAMAMDSEVGLEEDEEDAEPVLSVSKLVPGDIAAYVNSLKDMAKFWFYTYFPEQSGLTYEEKIWLERLNRIGIGHFRPLVTASLALQHSSAAAERVSLFRAIERFIFLSFRMAGSQASYKSSDYYRKARELYRGETTLDNVTQSLLKVTNDDMEYAIKSFLARMAKRFSNGDGFYGWRDLRYLLYEYEFEKAVETGVEKVGWTPFTKVEKDRVTIEHILPQTPTKWYWRNQFRQYSEEEIKYLSASLGNLLPLSQSVNSALQNDSFELKKFSKVNGRRGYEDGSHSEIEVSRETDWDASRILARGMKLLRFVEKRWDIQFADEAQMLELLHIGFVNEERDELPELPQDTGILPSEADSEEGSQTTGELQLNFWNAFVEYCSKQGRGEDIGSRKPYGQNWYDVNIEKSDYHLFFNIIGKSTLRIGLYIYNEEAFKRLEEKKTDIEEICGFQLEWYTSRKTSAAKRVLYSKSGDVYNEAAYEESFEWFIECYDRLTEALAAVD from the coding sequence ATGAGTGAATTACAATCCCTTTCGGAGTTATATCAGAATAAGCTGTTCCGTATCCCGGATTACCAAAGAGGGTATGCGTGGAAACGGAGTCAGCTTGTGGATTTTTGGGAAGATGTCGTGAATTTGCAGGAGGAGCGCTACCATTATACCGGTTTACTGTCGTTGAAGGCTGTGCCCAAGGCTGAGTCAAATAGCTGGAACCATGATGTGTGGCTCCTGAATTCGGGATACAAGGCATATCATGTAGTAGACGGGCAGCAGCGCCTTACTACTTTTTCCATTCTTGTCAATGAAATCATTGCGTTTGTGGAAGGCCTGAAATGTCATGCTGGCAAGAGCGAGGAGGAGATCGTCCTTTGCTATCAGACGTTGAAGTCGATCCGCCAAAAGTATATTTCGCAGAAACGGCCGCCGCAGAATTTGATCACGACGTATTTATTCGGATATGAGACGGATAACCCAAGCGCTGATTATCTTACATATAAAGTGTATGGGGAGCCGTATAGCGGCACGGTCAATGAAACGTATTACACGCAAAATCTGAAGTATGCGAAGTCGTTCTTTGCGGATTGCCTCGCCATGCTGTATGAATCGGAAGGATTCGAGGGGATCGAAAAGGTTTTCCACAAGATCACGTTGCAGCTGATGTTCACTATTCATGAGATCAAGGACGATTATGATGTGTTTGTCGCTTTCGAAACGATGAATAACCGGGGGAAGAAGCTGACGAATTTGGAGTTGCTGAAAAACCGTCTCATTTATCTGACGACGCTTTACGATGAGGAGCAGTTGGATGAAATGGACAAGGTGGAATTGAGGAAACAGATCAATGATGCTTGGAAAGAGATCTATTTCCAACTGGGGCGCAATCAAAACTCGCCGCTGTCGGACGACGAGTTTTTACGGGCGCATTGGATCATGTATTTCCAGTATTCCCGTAGAAGGGGAGACGACTATATAAAGTTTTTGTTGAGTCAGTTCGCAGCGAAGAATATTTATGAAAAACAGGTTGTTGCCGCCATGGCAATGGATTCCGAAGTCGGCTTGGAAGAAGATGAGGAGGATGCGGAGCCCGTCCTGTCCGTCAGTAAGCTCGTACCGGGTGATATTGCCGCTTACGTCAATAGTTTGAAAGACATGGCGAAGTTTTGGTTTTATACATATTTCCCCGAGCAGAGCGGGTTGACTTACGAAGAGAAGATTTGGCTGGAACGGCTGAATCGCATAGGGATCGGCCATTTCAGACCACTCGTCACCGCGTCGCTTGCGTTGCAGCATAGTTCGGCAGCTGCAGAACGTGTTTCGTTGTTTCGTGCGATTGAACGGTTCATCTTTTTGTCGTTCCGGATGGCGGGGTCCCAGGCAAGTTATAAAAGCAGCGATTATTACCGGAAGGCCCGTGAACTGTATCGGGGAGAGACGACTCTCGACAATGTCACCCAATCCTTGTTGAAAGTGACGAACGACGATATGGAATACGCGATCAAGAGCTTCTTGGCACGCATGGCGAAGCGGTTTTCAAACGGGGATGGTTTTTACGGCTGGCGCGATCTGCGGTATTTATTGTATGAGTATGAATTTGAGAAAGCCGTTGAAACAGGGGTGGAGAAAGTAGGGTGGACGCCGTTTACGAAAGTTGAAAAAGACCGGGTCACAATCGAGCATATCCTCCCGCAAACACCGACGAAATGGTATTGGCGAAATCAGTTCCGACAATATTCGGAAGAGGAGATTAAGTACCTGTCCGCTTCCTTGGGGAATTTATTGCCGTTGTCGCAAAGTGTGAATTCCGCCTTGCAAAATGACAGTTTTGAATTGAAGAAGTTTTCGAAGGTGAACGGACGTCGGGGGTATGAGGACGGGTCTCATTCCGAAATCGAGGTTTCCCGCGAAACGGATTGGGACGCCTCACGCATTTTGGCCCGTGGGATGAAACTATTGAGGTTCGTGGAAAAGCGGTGGGACATCCAGTTTGCGGATGAAGCGCAGATGCTCGAACTGCTGCATATCGGATTCGTGAACGAGGAACGGGACGAACTGCCGGAGCTTCCGCAGGATACTGGGATTTTGCCGAGTGAAGCGGATTCCGAGGAAGGATCCCAGACAACGGGTGAATTGCAACTGAATTTCTGGAACGCCTTCGTCGAGTATTGTAGCAAACAGGGACGTGGCGAGGATATCGGGTCCCGGAAGCCGTATGGACAGAACTGGTATGATGTGAATATCGAAAAAAGCGATTATCATTTATTTTTCAATATAATCGGCAAGTCGACTTTGCGTATCGGTTTATATATTTATAATGAAGAAGCGTTTAAAAGGCTGGAAGAGAAGAAGACGGACATTGAGGAGATTTGCGGGTTTCAGCTGGAATGGTATACGAGCCGCAAAACGAGTGCGGCGAAACGGGTCCTTTATTCAAAAAGCGGGGATGTGTACAACGAAGCGGCTTATGAGGAGAGCTTTGAGTGGTTTATTGAATGCTATGATCGGCTGACAGAGGCGCTCGCTGCGGTGGATTGA
- a CDS encoding NUDIX hydrolase: protein MFRTQLKEQLQQNQSRFIGEETALRSAVLIPLVQVGDEWHVLFEVRAATMRTQPGDICFPGGRIDATDPSPLAAALRETQEELGVDPATVEILGQLSPYVATPSFVIYPFVAAIEYDQIIHSYNKDEVAEVFTVPVEWLLHYEPYMHRVIVEPVPPNDFPFDKIINGAQYQWRTRYLEEWFFDYGTYTIWGLTGKILKHFVEIMKQETMLLTKDGQEQS from the coding sequence ATGTTCCGTACTCAATTGAAAGAACAGTTGCAGCAAAATCAATCCCGGTTCATCGGGGAGGAGACGGCTTTGCGTTCGGCGGTGTTGATTCCATTGGTGCAGGTGGGGGATGAGTGGCATGTCCTCTTTGAAGTTCGTGCTGCCACGATGCGCACACAGCCGGGCGATATTTGTTTTCCGGGCGGCCGGATTGATGCAACGGATCCGTCTCCGCTCGCGGCGGCTTTACGGGAGACCCAGGAAGAACTAGGGGTGGATCCTGCCACGGTAGAGATTTTAGGGCAGTTAAGTCCGTATGTGGCCACCCCTTCCTTTGTCATTTATCCGTTTGTGGCAGCGATCGAGTACGATCAAATCATCCATTCATACAACAAAGACGAGGTCGCAGAAGTATTCACCGTGCCCGTCGAATGGCTGCTGCATTATGAGCCGTATATGCACCGGGTCATTGTGGAGCCCGTACCGCCAAACGATTTTCCGTTTGACAAAATTATCAACGGGGCGCAGTATCAATGGAGAACCCGATATTTGGAAGAATGGTTTTTTGATTATGGAACTTATACCATTTGGGGGTTGACGGGGAAGATTTTAAAGCATTTCGTCGAAATCATGAAGCAAGAAACGATGCTTTTGACGAAAGATGGGCAAGAGCAGTCTTGA
- a CDS encoding HD domain-containing protein, with translation MNIIEKAFQFALEKHEGQYRKGTTIPYMTHPFAVAMILKHHRYPDEVVAAGLLHDTLEDTDATEQELSGFGPYVLELVQAASEPDTSLPWEQRKLRTIAELPAKSPDQLAVIVADKLHNIRSIQSDIGEVGEAVWSRFNRGKRSQSWYYMNILNALEPFRKEVALIRMLENEVMRIFIGTAKLTNGKIDLLFEAVYHMSEAAEDRLRKENMDGFALEVKEGADVLYQNGDFEPLRPLLVELDARGIQFEMNSDGSFLLLAFCHELQYRLGWSSDELYRHVKRNLSKL, from the coding sequence ATGAATATTATCGAAAAAGCATTCCAATTCGCTTTGGAAAAACATGAAGGACAATATCGGAAGGGGACAACGATCCCTTACATGACCCATCCGTTTGCGGTTGCGATGATTTTGAAGCACCATCGATATCCTGATGAAGTCGTGGCCGCCGGTTTGCTCCATGATACGTTGGAGGACACGGATGCGACGGAACAGGAATTGTCGGGCTTTGGCCCTTACGTCCTCGAATTGGTGCAAGCCGCCTCCGAACCGGATACATCCCTGCCGTGGGAACAGAGGAAACTTCGGACGATTGCAGAGCTGCCGGCAAAGAGTCCGGATCAGCTGGCCGTCATCGTCGCGGATAAGCTTCATAATATCCGTTCGATCCAATCCGATATCGGGGAGGTGGGCGAGGCGGTCTGGTCGAGGTTCAACCGCGGAAAGCGTTCGCAGTCTTGGTATTATATGAATATCCTGAATGCGCTTGAACCTTTCAGGAAAGAAGTGGCGTTGATCCGAATGCTTGAGAATGAAGTGATGCGGATTTTCATTGGAACGGCTAAGTTGACGAACGGGAAAATCGACTTGCTGTTTGAGGCCGTTTATCATATGTCGGAGGCGGCGGAAGATAGGCTGCGGAAAGAGAATATGGACGGTTTCGCCTTGGAAGTGAAAGAAGGGGCCGATGTTCTGTATCAAAACGGTGATTTTGAACCGCTGCGGCCGCTGCTCGTTGAATTGGACGCTAGAGGCATCCAATTTGAAATGAATTCGGACGGTTCGTTCCTTCTGCTCGCGTTTTGTCACGAACTGCAATACCGTCTCGGTTGGAGTTCGGATGAGTTGTATCGGCATGTGAAACGGAATCTTTCCAAACTGTAA
- a CDS encoding LURP-one-related/scramblase family protein: MRQLYIKQKVFSLSGKFSVKDEQENEVYFVEGSFLRIPKTFSITDSARKEVALITKKTFSFLPTFFVEVSGQETVTIKKHFSFLKSRYSIDAVGMEVRGNWWDMNFEVYQNGEVIGSVRKKWFTWGDSYQLQIENEETESLLVALVVAIDCAKADQAAAASVPG; encoded by the coding sequence ATGAGACAGCTGTATATTAAACAAAAGGTGTTTAGTCTGAGCGGTAAGTTTTCGGTGAAAGATGAGCAGGAGAATGAAGTGTATTTCGTGGAAGGGAGTTTCCTGCGGATTCCAAAGACGTTTTCCATTACGGATTCAGCGAGGAAGGAAGTCGCGTTGATTACAAAAAAGACTTTTAGTTTCCTGCCGACCTTCTTTGTGGAAGTGAGTGGCCAAGAAACCGTGACGATTAAGAAGCACTTTTCCTTCCTGAAATCGCGTTACTCGATCGACGCGGTAGGTATGGAAGTGCGGGGAAATTGGTGGGACATGAATTTCGAAGTGTATCAGAACGGGGAAGTGATCGGGTCCGTCCGCAAGAAATGGTTCACCTGGGGCGATAGCTACCAGCTGCAAATTGAAAATGAAGAAACGGAATCACTTCTTGTCGCGCTCGTCGTGGCGATTGACTGTGCAAAAGCCGATCAAGCAGCTGCGGCTTCGGTGCCTGGTTGA
- a CDS encoding AraC family transcriptional regulator, whose translation MKDVVSLTPTIKNELQSQNELNRLYFHIHRIDENTRSADWQIDKVDRPYAVFWYVVSGEKTIFIDDVKYIVRAGDFVLFPSQTSFKILESDTGTPMHHLEIAVEIKLGPFNLMTLYDFPIITNLIGTAIETPLISLWRRLKAEWTPDIRTPFSPSYGELNFGLDQTIELLQFNALTLDWFIKVFTLLRPHADKLFPTFDPRLQQLFTFIEHHLNEKLSLKSLAEEVFLSESHLSLLFRQNVKMAPMEYVRNIRLLKVRKLLLTTNLSLKEISNQIGFDDQSQLSRAFRRATGISPTEYRRKGDFI comes from the coding sequence ATGAAAGACGTGGTTTCATTGACTCCTACTATAAAAAACGAGCTTCAATCACAAAACGAACTGAATCGATTGTACTTTCATATCCACCGGATTGATGAAAATACGAGATCGGCCGATTGGCAGATCGATAAAGTGGACCGTCCGTATGCTGTTTTTTGGTATGTGGTTTCCGGTGAGAAAACCATTTTTATCGATGATGTCAAATACATAGTCCGAGCCGGGGATTTCGTGTTATTTCCCTCCCAGACCTCTTTTAAAATACTAGAATCCGACACAGGAACGCCCATGCATCATTTGGAAATCGCTGTAGAGATCAAACTCGGACCGTTTAATTTGATGACTTTATACGATTTTCCAATCATCACCAATTTAATTGGCACAGCGATCGAGACACCGTTAATCAGTTTGTGGAGACGGCTTAAAGCCGAATGGACACCAGACATTCGAACTCCTTTTTCTCCTTCCTATGGAGAGTTGAATTTCGGTCTGGACCAGACGATTGAACTTCTTCAGTTCAACGCCTTAACGCTGGATTGGTTTATAAAGGTCTTCACCTTGCTGCGACCGCATGCAGACAAATTATTTCCGACGTTCGATCCGCGCCTTCAGCAACTTTTCACTTTTATTGAACATCATTTGAATGAAAAACTAAGCTTAAAAAGTCTTGCCGAAGAAGTTTTCTTAAGTGAAAGCCACTTAAGTCTTCTGTTCCGCCAAAACGTGAAAATGGCGCCGATGGAATACGTCCGGAATATCAGATTGCTAAAGGTCCGTAAATTACTGTTAACAACGAATCTCTCTCTGAAAGAAATCTCAAATCAAATCGGCTTTGATGATCAAAGTCAATTGAGCCGAGCTTTTCGCCGGGCTACAGGAATTAGTCCAACCGAATATCGACGTAAGGGCGATTTTATTTAA
- a CDS encoding conserved phage C-terminal domain-containing protein, with product MNLLINESPLLILPSLAKQVGLNEAVILQQLHFRSLISKNHKDGHVWVYKTYEEWREEFPFWSERTIKRTMRKLEEEGYVISTSAYNRMKTDRTKWYRIDYAKCQMVSGEFVPLSGAECPDGEGQVGTNRNDNLAPQDCDKLSPPITKELKRKLKKDKSETSLDVISEIIHYLNAKTGKDFKANAKWSQQLIRERLAEGYALKDFKAVIDVKGKQWENDPRMRKYLRPSTLFSPAHFENYLNEVPAEPDWKPVAYEAVDLDFGKGEFR from the coding sequence ATGAACTTACTAATCAACGAATCCCCGTTGCTGATCCTTCCGTCATTGGCGAAACAGGTGGGACTCAACGAGGCCGTCATCTTGCAGCAACTGCATTTTCGTTCGCTCATTTCGAAAAATCATAAGGACGGGCATGTGTGGGTGTATAAGACGTATGAGGAGTGGCGGGAGGAGTTTCCGTTCTGGTCGGAGAGGACGATCAAGCGGACGATGCGAAAGTTGGAAGAGGAAGGCTATGTCATTTCGACATCCGCCTATAACAGGATGAAAACAGATCGGACGAAATGGTACCGGATTGATTACGCGAAGTGTCAAATGGTGTCAGGTGAATTTGTCCCTTTGAGCGGGGCGGAGTGCCCTGACGGGGAGGGACAAGTTGGCACGAACCGAAACGACAATCTGGCACCACAGGACTGTGACAAGTTGTCCCCACCAATAACCAAAGAACTTAAAAGGAAGTTAAAAAAAGATAAGAGCGAGACAAGTCTCGATGTCATCTCTGAAATCATTCATTACTTAAATGCGAAAACCGGAAAGGACTTTAAGGCGAATGCGAAATGGTCACAGCAGTTAATTCGCGAAAGATTGGCGGAAGGCTATGCGTTGAAGGACTTCAAGGCGGTCATAGACGTAAAGGGGAAGCAATGGGAGAATGATCCACGCATGCGAAAGTACTTGCGGCCGTCCACGTTGTTCTCCCCGGCCCACTTTGAGAACTATTTGAACGAGGTGCCTGCGGAGCCGGATTGGAAGCCCGTTGCGTATGAAGCGGTGGATCTTGATTTCGGGAAAGGGGAATTCCGGTAG